The region GTGCGTCCGCGAGGCGCGGCCAGGACTGCTGCGTGCGCAGGTACCGGTGAGGCTGGAACACCACCCTCACGCGCCGCCCCGTCTGCCGGGCCGCCTGCACCGCCGCCGCGACCTTCGTGGCGTTGTGCGCGTAATCGTCGATCACCAGCGCGCCGTTCAGTTCCCCGATGCGCTGCCAGCGCCGCCCCGGCCCCCGGAACTCCGCCAGGGCCGCCGCCGCGCGCGGCACGTCCCCGCCGTGCAGGTCCACGACCGCCAGCGCCGCCAGCGCGTTCAGGACGTTGTGCAGGCCCGGCAGCGCCACGCGCGCCTCGGCCAGCGGCTCGCCCCGGCGCAGCACCGTGAAGGTCGTGCCGTCCGCGTCCGGGCGCAGATTCGCGGCGCGGTAGTCCGCCCCCTCGGCCTGCCCGTACGTCAGGCGCTCACGGGCGCCCCCGCACAGCTCGTCCAGCCCCGGCCAGTCGGCGCACAGCAGCACACGATCCGACTGCGCCACGAAGCGCGCGAACGCCGCGTGCTGTTCCTCCACCGTCTCCCAGTAGGTCGCCTGATTGCCGCCCACGTGGTCGTCCTCGGCGTTCGTGAACACTGCCGTGCCCGCCCCCAGCGCCGCGAAGCCCTTGTCACTCTCGTCCACCTCGGCCACGAAGGGACCGCTGCCGGTGCGGGCGTTGCTGCCGAACTCCGGCACGATCCCGCCCACGAACGCCGACGGGTCCAGCCCGGCCCCCGCCAGCGCCACGGCGATCATGCTCGTCGTGGTCGTCTTGCCGTGCGTGCCGATCACGCCGATGCTGGTCCCGCCGCGCAGCAGCGCGTCCAGCAGCGCCATGCGCGGCCGGATCTCCACGCCCGCCACGCGCGCCGCCACGAGTTCCGGATGATCTTTCGGCACCGCTTCCGATGCCACGAGGACATCGATCCGTCCGAAGGGCTCGTCGGTCACGTGCGCCGCCGAGTGCTCCGGCGCGACCGGAATCCCCTCCTGCGACAGGCGTGCCGTGAGCTCCGTGACATGCTCGTCACAGCCGCTCACGCGGTGCCCCTGCGCCGACAGCAGCCGCGCGAAGGCACTCATGCCGATCCCACCGACCCCCATCAGGTGATAGTGCAGGAACCCGGCCAGACTCATGAGGTCATCGTGCGGATTGGAGTGTGGCGATTGTACGTCTATACCCAGTTGAGTAGAGGTAGGAACGGATTCGGACGCCGCGGCCACGCCGGGCGGGGAAACAGCATTGGATAGGTCAGTCATGGGAAGAGTGCGGCCCACTAACGCAGGTGCCGTTCGATCAGGTCCGCGAACCGCCCCGCCGCACCCGTCTGGGCCCGCCCGAGCGCCGCCTCTCTCATCGAGGCGCGCGTCCCCGCTGCCGCACACTCTAACACCGCCCGCCCCAGCGCTTCTGACGCGTTGCGCTGCTCCACCACCACACCTGCACCCGCCGCCTGCACCGCCTGCGCGTTATGGAACTGATGGTTCTCCGCCGATTCCGGCAGCGGCACCATGATCAGCGGCACCCCGTGATACGCCGCCTCCGCCAGCGTGCTCGTGCCTGCGCGCGTGATCGCGAGATCCGCCACCGACCACGCCGCCACCGCGTCCACGTACCCGGCTGCCTCATACCACTCCAGGTCCCGCACGCCCGGCGCGACCTCCGACAGCCAGCGCGGCCCGGTCGAGTGCAGCACCTGCACCCCACCCCGACCCGCGCCCGTGAAGTCCAGATCCACCACGCCCGGCGCGGGCGGCGGCAGCAGCCCCTCCGGGCCGAACACGTGCCGCAGCACGTCCGGCACCGTCTGGTTCAGGAACAGCGACCCCTGCGAGCCGCCCATCACGAAGATCGTCAGCGGCCCCTCCTGGAGCCCCAGCCGCGCCAGCGCCTCCGCGCGCGGCAGCCGCTCCTCACGCACCGGCATGCCCACCATCGTCGCCAGCTTCGCGTCCAGGCCGATCACGCGCTCGTACGCCGTGCCCACCGCGCGCGCCTTGCGCACCGCCAGCCGCTGCGTCAGGCCCAGCCGGGCGTTCTGCTCGTGCAGCACCGTCGGCACGCCCAGACTCTGCGCGGCCAGCACGCCCGGCAGGCTCGCGAAGCCCCCGTACCCGACCACCACGCCCGGCTTCAGCCGGTTCAACAGCGAACGGGCCTGCAACACGCCCTGCCCGGCCCGCAGCAGCTCCCGCGGGTCCGGGCGGCCCTGCCCGCTGCGCGCCAGCTTCCCGGCGTCCACGCCCTCGAACGGCAGGCCCTGCTCGCGCGACACGCGCTCCTCCATCCCCCCACGCTGCCCCAGCAGCAGCACCTCATGCCCTCGGCGCGACAGCTCCCGCGCCGTCGCCACCGCCGGATAGATATG is a window of Deinococcus grandis DNA encoding:
- the murC gene encoding UDP-N-acetylmuramate--L-alanine ligase, which produces MSLAGFLHYHLMGVGGIGMSAFARLLSAQGHRVSGCDEHVTELTARLSQEGIPVAPEHSAAHVTDEPFGRIDVLVASEAVPKDHPELVAARVAGVEIRPRMALLDALLRGGTSIGVIGTHGKTTTTSMIAVALAGAGLDPSAFVGGIVPEFGSNARTGSGPFVAEVDESDKGFAALGAGTAVFTNAEDDHVGGNQATYWETVEEQHAAFARFVAQSDRVLLCADWPGLDELCGGARERLTYGQAEGADYRAANLRPDADGTTFTVLRRGEPLAEARVALPGLHNVLNALAALAVVDLHGGDVPRAAAALAEFRGPGRRWQRIGELNGALVIDDYAHNATKVAAAVQAARQTGRRVRVVFQPHRYLRTQQSWPRLADALMDADEVLLLDIAAASEPPIPGIHATLISDRMSAGGHAGVHYLPDRAEVLRVLRETAGPGDLIVTMGAGDVWKLSRELVGTL
- the murG gene encoding undecaprenyldiphospho-muramoylpentapeptide beta-N-acetylglucosaminyltransferase, with amino-acid sequence MSLVVMATGGTGGHIYPAVATARELSRRGHEVLLLGQRGGMEERVSREQGLPFEGVDAGKLARSGQGRPDPRELLRAGQGVLQARSLLNRLKPGVVVGYGGFASLPGVLAAQSLGVPTVLHEQNARLGLTQRLAVRKARAVGTAYERVIGLDAKLATMVGMPVREERLPRAEALARLGLQEGPLTIFVMGGSQGSLFLNQTVPDVLRHVFGPEGLLPPPAPGVVDLDFTGAGRGGVQVLHSTGPRWLSEVAPGVRDLEWYEAAGYVDAVAAWSVADLAITRAGTSTLAEAAYHGVPLIMVPLPESAENHQFHNAQAVQAAGAGVVVEQRNASEALGRAVLECAAAGTRASMREAALGRAQTGAAGRFADLIERHLR